One genomic window of Sporosarcina ureae includes the following:
- a CDS encoding FAS1-like dehydratase domain-containing protein, which translates to MTRTESRLEQIKNTKIEAFTYTIEKGKIKELAIALGDQKESYLNGDAVPPTFSTVIEFWGDPTSISKVLDLNLSKVLHGEQSYEYVGTLKVGDEIIVHTVVEKAFAKATMNFIVLKKEFLNQHGELVLIGRSTIIERH; encoded by the coding sequence TTGACCCGAACCGAATCACGTTTAGAACAGATCAAAAATACAAAAATCGAGGCGTTTACTTATACAATTGAAAAAGGGAAAATTAAGGAACTTGCCATTGCTTTGGGTGATCAAAAAGAAAGTTATTTGAACGGGGATGCAGTGCCGCCGACATTTTCAACCGTCATCGAATTTTGGGGCGATCCAACTTCCATTTCCAAAGTGCTTGATTTGAATCTTTCCAAAGTGCTGCACGGCGAGCAAAGTTACGAGTATGTAGGAACGTTGAAAGTTGGAGATGAAATTATTGTTCATACGGTCGTCGAAAAAGCTTTTGCGAAAGCGACCATGAATTTCATTGTACTGAAAAAGGAGTTTTTGAATCAACATGGCGAATTGGTGTTGATTGGCCGCTCTACGATCATTGAAAGACATTAG
- a CDS encoding MaoC/PaaZ C-terminal domain-containing protein: MVGHQFETIQKEEVTHTQIVRYAGASGDFNPIHTVVPFAEKVGLGGVIAHGMMIMGFIGQAIVDWFPSNCLENFTVRFNAMTKPGEKIVVNGQIVGETDDSWLCESIASNENGEIKVTAKFTIHKRR; the protein is encoded by the coding sequence ATGGTTGGTCATCAGTTTGAAACAATCCAAAAGGAAGAGGTCACACATACACAAATTGTGCGCTATGCAGGGGCGTCGGGCGATTTTAATCCGATTCATACTGTCGTTCCGTTTGCAGAAAAAGTGGGACTTGGCGGTGTCATTGCACATGGCATGATGATCATGGGGTTTATCGGACAAGCGATTGTCGACTGGTTCCCTTCGAACTGTCTGGAAAACTTCACGGTCCGCTTTAATGCGATGACGAAGCCGGGCGAGAAAATCGTTGTCAATGGACAGATTGTTGGAGAAACGGATGATTCATGGCTTTGTGAGTCGATTGCATCAAATGAAAATGGGGAAATAAAGGTGACGGCGAAGTTTACCATTCACAAAAGACGTTAG
- a CDS encoding enoyl-CoA hydratase/isomerase family protein, protein MRYPDYQTIDIQMDGSVCIVSMNKPEIRNALMEEMREELKHFFLAAGDDCSIRSIVLAARGEVFSAGGDLKALQHLNPKETKERMEKSQELIKSILRLQKPVLAVVHGAAAGAGFSLALSCDMIFAAKSSVFIQSFIKIGVVPDLGAMYFLPELVGRQKAMEMMLLGEKVSAHEMERVGVVNRVFEDNVVFDEALVAAKKMAENPRLSMGLIKKMANFNVLNELEQTFELEISSQCLCVESEDFKEGVQAFFEKRKAVYN, encoded by the coding sequence ATGCGGTATCCGGATTATCAAACAATTGACATCCAAATGGATGGAAGTGTCTGTATCGTTTCAATGAATAAGCCTGAAATACGAAATGCACTAATGGAAGAAATGCGAGAAGAATTGAAGCATTTTTTTCTTGCGGCTGGTGACGATTGTTCGATTCGATCAATCGTATTGGCGGCAAGAGGAGAAGTGTTTTCAGCGGGTGGGGATTTGAAGGCTCTTCAACATTTGAATCCCAAAGAAACTAAAGAGAGAATGGAAAAAAGTCAGGAACTCATCAAAAGCATCCTTCGTCTACAAAAACCGGTTCTTGCGGTTGTCCATGGGGCTGCTGCGGGAGCAGGCTTCAGCTTGGCACTTTCTTGCGATATGATTTTCGCCGCGAAATCTTCGGTCTTCATTCAAAGTTTTATCAAAATTGGTGTTGTGCCCGATTTAGGTGCAATGTATTTCCTCCCTGAATTAGTCGGGCGACAAAAGGCCATGGAAATGATGCTTCTAGGGGAAAAAGTGAGTGCCCATGAAATGGAGCGGGTTGGAGTGGTCAATCGTGTATTCGAAGATAATGTAGTGTTCGATGAAGCGTTAGTAGCGGCAAAAAAAATGGCAGAGAATCCACGACTTTCGATGGGACTCATTAAAAAGATGGCCAACTTCAATGTGTTAAATGAATTAGAGCAAACCTTTGAGTTGGAAATATCTTCGCAGTGCTTGTGTGTTGAATCCGAAGATTTCAAAGAAGGTGTACAAGCTTTTTTTGAGAAACGGAAAGCCGTCTATAATTGA
- a CDS encoding NAD(P)H-dependent flavin oxidoreductase: MKMTEEKKKAHIGQTDISVIMAPMFLVSSPQSVIEACKARIIGTFSLLNARTSDELEECFETIRKALDSKLNYPAAPISTWDVNLIVHKTNKRLDADLEAIRKYESPIVITSLGNPEEFVGIVYQYGGVVLSDVIYIKHAQKAAESGVNGLILVCNGAGGHGGTFNLFAFVSEVRKFWKGLTIVTGCISNGQDIVTVQALGADFAYMGTKFIAAEETMANDVYKEMLIESTSEDIIYTDAISGENGNYLIPSILNAGLNLENLQKKRDFNTG, from the coding sequence ATGAAAATGACGGAGGAGAAGAAAAAAGCGCACATTGGTCAGACGGACATCTCGGTTATCATGGCGCCGATGTTCCTCGTCTCAAGCCCTCAATCGGTCATTGAAGCATGTAAAGCGCGGATTATCGGAACTTTCTCGTTATTGAACGCACGGACTTCCGATGAGCTGGAGGAATGTTTCGAAACGATTCGGAAAGCATTGGATTCCAAGCTAAATTATCCGGCGGCCCCTATTTCCACTTGGGATGTCAACCTAATCGTCCATAAGACGAATAAACGGTTGGATGCCGATCTGGAGGCAATTCGAAAATACGAGTCTCCAATTGTCATTACATCGCTTGGAAATCCGGAAGAATTTGTGGGAATCGTCTATCAATACGGGGGCGTTGTCTTATCGGATGTCATTTACATCAAGCATGCCCAGAAAGCAGCGGAATCGGGAGTGAATGGGCTCATCCTCGTCTGCAATGGCGCGGGTGGCCACGGAGGTACTTTCAATCTGTTCGCATTCGTTTCGGAAGTGCGAAAATTTTGGAAAGGGCTTACTATTGTGACGGGATGCATTTCAAACGGACAAGACATTGTCACCGTTCAAGCGTTAGGTGCGGATTTCGCCTATATGGGAACAAAGTTCATCGCGGCGGAAGAGACCATGGCGAACGATGTGTATAAGGAAATGCTTATTGAATCGACGTCGGAGGATATCATCTACACCGATGCCATTTCGGGCGAGAATGGGAATTATTTGATTCCGAGCATTCTGAATGCTGGTCTCAATCTGG
- a CDS encoding MBL fold metallo-hydrolase, whose translation MYEKIGPIEIFGDNSSKVPFCTTLLLTHNQESVLLECGAGFDSLRYIEKNHFVRDIYLTHHHIDHVWGVSFFPEADVHINPFDFEKVSDIYTLSHADGMLAVQDEETFQAWLKQQKNRHFGDKAVGKRTIKPNRKYPLNEPVEIAGMDVQFIHAPGHSEGYTVPYIEKYGIVYVGDIDLTSFGPFYNELESDIADFITSAKKVGDLDAKYFVTGHHKGIVSKKEYNEKVIDFLNVIERRHEKISRCIRNGISPNQLIEQGIFYRKEQREGSILRLKNEVIGIYKHLQQLLKEGGVCTQFVDAFIREHIAKPEYLKW comes from the coding sequence ATGTATGAAAAAATAGGACCGATTGAAATTTTTGGGGACAATTCTAGCAAAGTGCCGTTTTGCACGACGCTACTGCTGACGCATAACCAGGAATCTGTATTATTAGAATGCGGAGCTGGCTTCGACAGTTTAAGATATATTGAAAAAAACCATTTCGTACGTGATATTTACTTGACCCATCATCATATCGATCACGTGTGGGGCGTGTCGTTTTTTCCTGAAGCTGACGTGCATATCAATCCGTTTGATTTTGAAAAAGTTTCTGATATTTATACCCTTTCACATGCGGACGGAATGTTAGCAGTTCAAGATGAAGAGACGTTTCAGGCTTGGTTGAAGCAACAGAAAAACAGGCATTTCGGAGATAAGGCTGTTGGAAAACGGACAATAAAGCCAAATCGGAAATACCCACTGAATGAACCAGTTGAAATAGCGGGCATGGACGTGCAGTTTATCCATGCCCCAGGCCATTCGGAGGGCTATACGGTTCCGTATATTGAAAAATACGGCATCGTCTATGTAGGGGATATCGACTTGACATCCTTTGGTCCTTTTTATAATGAATTGGAATCCGATATTGCCGATTTCATCACATCCGCAAAGAAAGTTGGGGATCTTGATGCGAAATATTTTGTAACGGGGCATCACAAAGGAATTGTTTCCAAAAAGGAGTATAACGAGAAAGTCATCGATTTTTTAAACGTCATTGAAAGGCGACATGAGAAAATTTCTCGTTGTATCCGTAATGGAATCTCTCCAAATCAATTGATCGAACAAGGTATTTTTTATCGGAAAGAACAAAGAGAAGGCTCGATTTTACGTCTAAAGAATGAAGTTATTGGTATTTATAAGCATTTACAACAGTTGTTGAAGGAAGGTGGAGTTTGTACGCAATTTGTTGACGCATTTATTAGAGAACATATCGCCAAACCGGAATACTTAAAATGGTAG
- a CDS encoding CaiB/BaiF CoA transferase family protein: MRVLEGIRVVDLTNLLPGPFATNILAELGAEVVKVERPDGGDPVRQMIPGLYETLNSRKESLTLDLKNEEDKGVLRELLQGSDVLIEGFRPGVMDRLGFSKNEVAKLNPDLIYCSISGYGQSGPYRDVPGHDLNYLAVSGVLGISGQPNGGPEAAGGIQIADLAASLYATISVLGALLNKARSHSSGVYIDVSLVESALALMSPRIVEYYARNEPRKSDFMGRGAYGTYLTKDGQYISIACVEEKFWETFCETVGMKEFMLDNLFNSWTKRMEKAEIINRRIETIIVKKTLSEWLSIFGEVDLPVSRVNTINDLSKDPHLKYRNAISIEGERVEIPFPAKMIPMEGLSQN; encoded by the coding sequence GTGAGAGTGCTGGAGGGTATACGAGTTGTGGACTTGACGAATTTATTGCCAGGTCCATTTGCGACAAATATTTTAGCGGAATTGGGAGCGGAAGTCGTAAAAGTGGAAAGACCTGACGGAGGCGATCCTGTGCGACAGATGATTCCTGGATTATATGAAACTTTGAACAGTCGAAAAGAAAGTTTGACGCTAGATCTGAAAAATGAGGAAGATAAAGGAGTTCTTCGTGAACTGTTGCAGGGAAGTGATGTGTTGATTGAGGGATTCCGACCCGGCGTCATGGATCGATTGGGTTTTAGTAAGAACGAGGTTGCGAAACTGAATCCGGATCTTATCTACTGTTCGATTTCGGGATACGGGCAAAGCGGTCCTTACCGTGATGTTCCGGGACATGATTTGAACTATTTGGCAGTATCAGGGGTCCTTGGAATCAGTGGTCAGCCAAACGGAGGTCCTGAAGCGGCAGGGGGAATCCAAATAGCGGATCTTGCGGCATCGTTATACGCTACGATTTCGGTGTTAGGGGCATTGTTGAACAAGGCTCGATCCCATTCGAGTGGGGTTTACATCGATGTGTCTTTAGTGGAAAGCGCACTTGCTTTAATGTCTCCACGCATTGTGGAATATTACGCACGCAATGAACCGAGGAAATCCGATTTCATGGGTCGAGGGGCCTATGGAACATATTTGACAAAAGATGGACAATATATTTCCATTGCTTGTGTAGAAGAGAAGTTTTGGGAAACATTTTGTGAAACGGTGGGCATGAAAGAGTTTATGCTCGATAATTTATTCAATAGTTGGACAAAGAGGATGGAGAAAGCAGAAATCATTAATCGAAGGATTGAAACAATCATAGTCAAAAAAACATTGTCCGAGTGGTTGTCGATTTTCGGTGAGGTCGATTTACCGGTTAGTCGTGTCAACACGATTAACGATTTGTCGAAAGATCCACATTTGAAGTATCGAAACGCAATCAGCATAGAAGGGGAACGGGTAGAGATTCCATTTCCAGCGAAGATGATTCCAATGGAAGGGCTTAGTCAAAACTGA
- a CDS encoding long-chain-fatty-acid--CoA ligase — MRRKWHVVYPEGIPYEVEIPTDVSIYDSFEKAVNKSPSSIAIIDEELVMTYSELQAATGRLAKYFHKQGMGKGDHVAVMLPNSAEYAVCYFALQRIGCTQVQVNILYQSSELSHILNDSEAKWIVCDDAQVSKLKAIELQRKIEQIVFGADRNLFQKVCFHDEATASVQLPNVPIHPTEDVAIIQYTGGTTGHPKGVMLTHYNIVGYVIQNRVFYSLKEKEEVTLGNTPMTHIMGVGYLNLTIALGGTYIVMRRFNIPKVKELLQKYAPTVFIGAPTIYIALLNSDEIVDEDLKSLKVCTCGSAPLPVEVIKEFEERSGAQIMEGYGMSEVLVTHRNPRTKKKTGSIGIPIPSVDCKIVKLEDSNVEVPVGEEGELLIKGPQVMKGYWNNPDETAQVLIDGWMATGDIAVMDDEGYFFIVGRKKDLIIASGYNIYPIEVENVVYEHPSVLEACVLGIPDSYRGETVKCVIVRKEGHQLSTEEIIAFCKERLATYKVPRIIEFRDSLPKTAVGKTMKRQLIQEELLK; from the coding sequence ATGAGAAGAAAATGGCACGTTGTCTATCCGGAAGGGATTCCTTATGAAGTGGAAATTCCAACGGATGTGTCTATTTACGATTCTTTTGAAAAGGCGGTTAACAAATCGCCATCATCAATCGCCATCATTGATGAAGAACTTGTAATGACCTATTCGGAACTACAGGCAGCCACGGGGCGCCTTGCAAAGTATTTTCATAAGCAAGGCATGGGGAAAGGTGATCACGTCGCGGTCATGTTGCCGAATTCTGCGGAATACGCCGTGTGCTACTTTGCACTTCAAAGGATTGGTTGCACGCAAGTCCAAGTGAATATCCTATACCAGTCGAGCGAACTTTCCCACATCTTGAATGATAGTGAAGCAAAATGGATTGTATGTGACGATGCCCAGGTTTCTAAATTGAAGGCCATCGAATTACAGAGGAAAATCGAACAAATTGTTTTCGGTGCGGATAGGAATCTTTTTCAAAAAGTCTGCTTTCATGATGAGGCGACAGCGAGTGTCCAATTGCCGAATGTTCCGATTCATCCGACGGAGGATGTCGCCATTATTCAATACACAGGCGGTACGACGGGCCATCCCAAAGGGGTCATGTTGACGCATTACAATATTGTTGGGTATGTCATTCAAAATCGTGTATTCTACTCTTTAAAAGAAAAAGAAGAGGTTACACTCGGTAATACGCCGATGACCCACATCATGGGGGTCGGCTATCTAAATCTGACAATTGCATTGGGTGGGACGTACATCGTTATGAGGCGATTCAATATCCCAAAAGTAAAAGAGCTGCTACAGAAATACGCACCTACTGTATTTATTGGTGCACCTACAATTTATATTGCTTTATTGAACAGTGATGAAATCGTCGATGAAGATTTGAAGAGCTTGAAAGTATGTACGTGTGGTTCAGCACCGTTACCAGTAGAAGTAATCAAAGAATTCGAGGAACGTTCCGGTGCACAAATTATGGAAGGGTATGGGATGTCGGAGGTGCTTGTCACCCATCGGAACCCGCGAACGAAAAAGAAGACGGGCAGTATCGGGATTCCAATCCCGAGCGTTGATTGCAAAATCGTCAAGCTGGAAGATAGCAATGTGGAAGTCCCCGTAGGCGAAGAAGGGGAACTGCTGATCAAAGGACCGCAAGTGATGAAAGGATACTGGAACAATCCAGATGAAACCGCGCAAGTATTGATCGACGGATGGATGGCGACGGGCGATATCGCGGTGATGGATGACGAGGGCTATTTCTTTATTGTCGGTAGAAAAAAAGATTTGATCATTGCGAGCGGATATAACATTTATCCGATTGAAGTGGAAAATGTCGTTTATGAACATCCGTCTGTCTTGGAAGCGTGTGTGCTTGGTATCCCGGATTCTTATCGCGGGGAAACGGTTAAATGTGTCATTGTACGGAAAGAGGGGCACCAACTTTCGACTGAAGAAATCATAGCATTTTGCAAAGAAAGACTTGCAACGTATAAGGTGCCACGAATTATAGAATTTCGTGATTCCCTTCCGAAAACGGCTGTTGGGAAAACTATGAAACGGCAATTGATACAGGAGGAACTGTTGAAATAA
- a CDS encoding lipid-transfer protein: MKRKVKVIGVDMVKFVKPGMQEPYEVMASKAIKGAVKDAGIDFKEIEHAFASYVYGDSTSGQAALYKVGLSGIPIFNVNNNCSSGSTAIFLARQAVENGIVECALAFGFEEMKPGALSSVYSDRMTPMQAFVDRLEELRPGYSLESPRAARMFGSGGMEYIEKYGANPDIFSKVAVKTRSHAIHNPYSMFDNPLTFEEVQNSPMIFPPYLTRYHACPPSCGAAAVIICSEDFAKKHGHENAVEIIAQSMATDTELTFTTGAMNLVGADMTRRAARQVFEQSGIGVEEVDVVELHDCFTPNEVITYEGLGLCEEGEAEKFINDGDNTYGGKFVVNPSGGLMSKGHPIGATGLAQCTELVWQLRGVTGKRQVDNARVALQHNLGLGGAVVVTMYRKP; the protein is encoded by the coding sequence GTGAAAAGAAAAGTCAAAGTGATCGGCGTAGATATGGTGAAGTTTGTGAAGCCAGGCATGCAGGAACCGTATGAAGTGATGGCATCGAAAGCGATTAAAGGAGCAGTCAAAGATGCGGGAATCGATTTCAAAGAAATTGAACACGCCTTTGCCAGTTATGTTTATGGAGATAGTACGTCGGGACAAGCAGCTTTGTATAAAGTCGGGTTAAGCGGCATCCCGATATTCAATGTCAACAATAACTGTTCGTCCGGCTCGACGGCAATCTTTTTAGCAAGGCAAGCTGTTGAAAATGGCATTGTAGAATGTGCACTTGCCTTCGGTTTTGAAGAGATGAAGCCGGGGGCGCTTTCCTCTGTGTATTCAGATCGAATGACGCCGATGCAGGCATTTGTTGATCGGTTGGAAGAATTGAGACCCGGTTATTCTTTGGAATCTCCGCGTGCAGCCCGAATGTTCGGTTCCGGTGGGATGGAATACATCGAAAAGTACGGGGCAAATCCGGACATTTTTTCCAAAGTCGCGGTGAAAACTCGAAGCCACGCCATCCACAATCCTTATTCGATGTTCGACAATCCGTTAACCTTTGAAGAAGTACAAAACTCTCCGATGATTTTTCCGCCATATTTGACGAGATACCATGCATGCCCGCCTTCATGTGGTGCGGCAGCCGTAATCATTTGCAGCGAAGACTTTGCAAAAAAGCACGGCCATGAAAATGCCGTGGAAATTATCGCCCAATCCATGGCGACGGACACGGAACTGACTTTCACAACAGGCGCCATGAATTTAGTAGGCGCGGACATGACAAGAAGAGCGGCCCGTCAAGTGTTTGAGCAATCCGGAATCGGAGTGGAAGAGGTAGATGTCGTCGAATTGCATGACTGCTTCACCCCGAATGAAGTAATCACTTACGAAGGGCTTGGATTGTGTGAAGAAGGCGAAGCGGAAAAGTTCATCAATGATGGAGACAATACGTATGGTGGAAAATTCGTCGTTAACCCTTCCGGCGGTTTGATGTCAAAAGGCCATCCAATCGGAGCGACCGGTCTAGCCCAGTGTACGGAACTTGTTTGGCAACTCAGAGGGGTGACAGGAAAACGGCAAGTGGATAATGCAAGAGTTGCGCTACAACATAATCTTGGACTTGGTGGCGCAGTCGTTGTGACGATGTATCGAAAACCATGA
- a CDS encoding SDR family NAD(P)-dependent oxidoreductase, which yields MRLLNGKVAIITGAGRGIGRETALVFAENGATVIISDLDAQPAAEVVSEIEEKGGRALAICGDITDPEFPRTLMEKTVEEFGRLDILVNNAGVTRDSLIHKMTDEQFQQVMDIHLVAPFRLIREAAPYMREAAKAEKEQGIINYRKIINVSSVSGLRGNVGQANYSSAKAGVVGLTKVVAQEWGRYNINSNAVAFGFIETRMTQSLESSEDQTGVPDKVRQMFIDKIPQKRTGQPREAAEGILYLASPLSNYVNGQVLQINGGSYT from the coding sequence ATGAGGCTATTAAATGGGAAAGTTGCAATCATAACGGGGGCGGGAAGAGGGATAGGTAGGGAAACCGCATTGGTGTTTGCGGAAAACGGTGCAACCGTTATCATTTCAGATTTGGATGCACAACCTGCGGCGGAAGTGGTAAGCGAAATCGAGGAAAAGGGTGGTCGGGCACTCGCGATTTGCGGCGATATTACAGATCCGGAGTTTCCACGGACTTTGATGGAAAAAACCGTTGAGGAGTTTGGAAGATTGGATATTTTGGTAAATAACGCCGGCGTCACGCGCGATAGCTTGATCCATAAAATGACGGACGAACAGTTTCAACAAGTGATGGATATTCATTTGGTCGCCCCTTTCCGTCTAATCCGCGAGGCGGCTCCCTATATGCGGGAAGCGGCAAAAGCGGAGAAGGAACAAGGAATTATAAATTACCGGAAAATTATTAACGTATCATCGGTTTCAGGACTTAGAGGGAATGTGGGGCAAGCCAACTATTCGTCTGCCAAAGCGGGAGTCGTCGGCTTAACAAAGGTCGTTGCCCAGGAATGGGGACGCTATAACATCAATTCGAATGCGGTGGCGTTCGGGTTCATCGAAACAAGGATGACACAATCGCTTGAGTCCAGTGAAGACCAGACAGGCGTTCCAGATAAAGTGCGTCAAATGTTTATTGACAAAATCCCTCAAAAAAGGACAGGGCAACCGAGAGAAGCAGCAGAGGGGATCCTTTACTTGGCTTCTCCTTTGTCCAATTATGTGAATGGACAAGTTTTGCAAATTAACGGTGGTTCTTACACTTGA
- a CDS encoding MaoC/PaaZ C-terminal domain-containing protein codes for MEDNGLFYEDFQIGDKFLSPSRTITETDVVNFAGLSGDYNLLHVDREYAKNTVFQERIAHGLLGLSISSGLFTRTELNRRMSKNLIALLGLESWKFLAPIKINDTINLEIEIVEMKETSKKDRGIVKFVRKIINQNGMVVQEGVTPMMIARRQN; via the coding sequence ATGGAAGATAACGGGTTGTTTTATGAAGATTTTCAAATCGGAGATAAATTTTTATCCCCTTCACGTACCATTACAGAAACGGATGTTGTCAATTTTGCGGGTTTATCCGGCGATTATAATTTGCTCCATGTGGATAGGGAGTATGCAAAAAACACGGTTTTTCAAGAACGGATTGCACACGGTTTGTTGGGACTGTCCATCTCGTCCGGACTGTTTACCCGTACAGAGCTGAATCGACGGATGAGTAAAAACTTGATTGCTTTATTGGGTTTGGAGTCGTGGAAGTTTCTAGCGCCCATCAAAATTAACGATACGATTAATCTCGAAATTGAAATTGTTGAAATGAAAGAAACGAGTAAAAAAGACCGAGGGATTGTGAAGTTTGTTCGTAAAATCATCAATCAAAATGGGATGGTCGTTCAAGAGGGAGTGACCCCGATGATGATTGCGAGAAGACAAAACTAG
- a CDS encoding acyl-CoA dehydrogenase family protein: MAFQLTDEQLMIKETLAKFLEKEIAPMVEEYERQEKYVTKEIVQKLVPFGFLGGLLPVEAGGYGLDYTTYFTMIEELSRVWPSLRATVGISNSVLTHIYEYGTEEQKEKYLGPLLRGEKLGFFALTEPNVGSDASSVETRAVLKGDNWVINGTKIFITNGLEGEIGIVIAQTDKTLGNKGITALLIDKEETSFLATKIEKMGTVSCPFAELVFENSEIPAENVLGDVGEGLKQGLKFLNSARAMVAYIATGISQACLNASIKYVKERHQFGKPIGSFQLIQEKISEMITLTNAMRLLGQQASTLLDQGKDAKVECSMAKYFATDRVLRVAEEALQIHGGYGYTKEFPVERYYRDIRYFTIAEGTNEMQKLIIGREVLGISAFV; the protein is encoded by the coding sequence ATGGCATTTCAATTAACGGATGAGCAACTGATGATTAAAGAAACTTTGGCGAAGTTTTTGGAAAAGGAAATTGCACCAATGGTGGAGGAATATGAAAGGCAGGAGAAGTATGTCACGAAAGAGATTGTACAAAAACTTGTCCCTTTTGGATTTTTAGGTGGATTGTTGCCGGTGGAGGCGGGTGGATATGGTCTGGATTACACAACATATTTTACGATGATTGAAGAATTATCCCGTGTTTGGCCTTCATTAAGAGCGACGGTAGGTATTTCTAACTCCGTTCTCACACATATTTACGAATACGGGACGGAAGAGCAGAAAGAAAAATATTTGGGACCATTATTACGTGGGGAAAAGCTCGGTTTCTTTGCTCTCACAGAGCCGAATGTCGGATCAGATGCTTCCAGTGTTGAAACACGTGCAGTGTTAAAAGGAGATAATTGGGTTATCAACGGAACAAAAATCTTTATAACGAATGGTCTGGAAGGAGAAATCGGTATCGTCATTGCACAGACGGACAAAACGTTAGGGAATAAAGGAATCACTGCTCTGCTCATAGATAAAGAGGAAACTTCTTTTCTAGCGACGAAAATTGAAAAGATGGGTACAGTTAGCTGTCCATTTGCTGAATTAGTTTTTGAAAATAGCGAAATCCCTGCCGAAAACGTGCTCGGCGATGTCGGTGAAGGTTTGAAACAAGGATTGAAGTTTTTGAACAGTGCGCGTGCCATGGTTGCATACATCGCCACGGGCATTTCACAAGCTTGCCTGAATGCATCCATTAAGTACGTAAAGGAACGTCATCAGTTTGGGAAACCAATCGGCAGTTTTCAATTGATACAAGAAAAAATAAGTGAAATGATTACACTGACCAATGCGATGCGCCTCCTAGGGCAGCAAGCGAGCACGTTGCTTGACCAAGGAAAAGATGCAAAGGTCGAGTGCTCGATGGCAAAGTATTTTGCAACGGATCGCGTGTTAAGAGTGGCGGAAGAGGCTTTGCAGATCCATGGTGGATATGGCTATACGAAGGAGTTTCCAGTTGAGCGATATTATCGTGATATCCGTTATTTTACCATTGCAGAAGGTACGAATGAGATGCAAAAATTAATCATCGGACGAGAAGTGCTAGGCATTTCCGCATTCGTGTGA